One region of Chitinophaga varians genomic DNA includes:
- a CDS encoding cold-shock protein: MNKSSENSGKKENLSKKEIEKRKLQKQREKQEKKEERQANSKKGKSLEDMMAYIDEDGNITSTPPDPSKKKEVNLEDIQIGVARQQEGEPVSQIRTGIVTFFNESKGYGFIKDQRTQESIFVHINGLLDRVRENSKVTFEVEMGHKGPNAVRVKLAK; encoded by the coding sequence ATGAATAAGTCATCAGAAAACTCCGGTAAAAAGGAAAATCTCAGTAAAAAAGAAATCGAAAAAAGAAAACTGCAAAAACAGAGGGAAAAACAGGAGAAAAAAGAGGAACGACAGGCAAACAGCAAAAAAGGCAAAAGTCTGGAAGACATGATGGCCTACATCGATGAGGATGGGAACATTACCTCTACTCCTCCGGACCCCAGCAAAAAGAAAGAAGTCAACCTGGAGGACATTCAGATCGGTGTGGCGCGGCAACAGGAAGGAGAACCTGTTAGCCAGATCCGTACAGGCATAGTCACTTTCTTCAACGAATCCAAAGGCTACGGCTTTATTAAAGACCAGCGGACACAGGAAAGCATCTTCGTTCACATCAACGGATTGCTGGACCGGGTACGGGAGAATTCCAAAGTCACTTTTGAAGTGGAAATGGGACACAAAGGCCCCAACGCGGTACGGGTGAAACTGGCAAAATAA
- a CDS encoding TonB-dependent receptor: MKFFATRIPTAVKIQPARPLWAILTIALLLAGTTGFAQKVTVSLKKVPLEKVFSTLKQQTGYSFIWRGESAAAYKNVSLECKDAPLEQVLKSFLDGLSLTYQITDRIVVVTRKESSPPPDNQVQAARLPVSGKITDDKGQPLPGVSVRVKGTATGVTTDAQGNYTLSVPGHNSILLCTSVGFESKEVAVNGQQTLYVVLQQKSNSLNDLVVVGYGTQQKKNLTSSVSSIKGSELTGVAVTNLDAALQGKAPGVQVVQNSGAPGDETYIRIRGNGSLFGENRPLYIIDGVPMSNLPAAQYGVSGDGQRITATNNINPNDIQSVEILKDAAATAIYGSRGANGVILITTKRGAEGKSRFNFSMYTGFSDVPKRLPLLNGDQFVDLFNESRTNAGLPLDPAIVKTGRNTDWQNAIFRSAPVSNYNLSISGGTPRTSHYVSVGYLDQTGTIVGVQHFKRVNGRVNFDFMATDKIKIGVNLTGVHSINNRMDNSFSGQSVLALALIENPNDPIYNSNGTFYTDPNRRWTNPVMIANSLRFQSGVDSYIGNLYGEYTIIPGLKFRTSFGFDNQQVTDDRYQSKLVNNQSPATGFVSVFSQFLWVNENTLSYTPALRGKHKLTALLGQSAQEANVRRISVSGNTNSTDIIQAVTGFTNLFSPLDYRSKWGLVSYFGRVSYGYDDRYLLEGVLRTDGSSRFGANRKYGFFPSISAAWRIINEQFMKDQRFFSDLKLRGSVGVTGNNEGLGSDFPSLATYSTGYNYGAAAGIAPTSLSNRDLSWEATTATNLALDMSFLDSRINVTVEAYRKITNRLIFKLELPYTSGFNRTNGANIGQLMNKGLEIGINTENIRGKFTWNTNFNLYFNRNKITSLPETVAGDPSSSDFTESLPGSFYTSQPTSIFRVGEPVGSFFGYRNKGVDPATGNMIYDDINKDGKITAADRVILGNALPDFTGGLTNTFSYKGVDLSFFLYWSYGNKVYNQTRSMLERMSNYNNGDAKTLNRWTPTNTQTDVPKAIFNDPVTPGSLTNGEVSQRFVEDGSFIRMKNITVGYTFPTALLKRVRISSARVYVSGQNLFMITNYSGYDPESQNQSVKNSQLGIDWAVQPQPRTFMAGLNLNF, translated from the coding sequence ATGAAATTCTTTGCCACGCGCATTCCCACAGCTGTGAAAATACAGCCGGCCAGGCCGTTGTGGGCAATACTGACCATTGCACTGTTGCTGGCAGGTACAACCGGCTTTGCACAGAAAGTAACTGTCTCCCTGAAAAAAGTACCGCTGGAAAAAGTGTTTTCCACGCTGAAACAGCAAACAGGTTATTCTTTCATCTGGCGCGGCGAATCGGCTGCGGCCTACAAGAACGTATCCCTGGAATGCAAAGACGCGCCCCTGGAACAGGTGCTGAAATCATTCCTCGACGGGCTGTCCCTTACCTATCAGATTACAGACCGCATTGTAGTGGTGACACGCAAAGAAAGCAGTCCACCGCCAGACAACCAGGTACAGGCCGCCCGGCTGCCTGTGTCAGGAAAAATTACGGACGATAAAGGTCAACCGCTGCCCGGTGTCAGTGTCCGGGTCAAGGGCACCGCTACCGGCGTCACCACTGATGCACAGGGAAACTACACCTTGTCTGTTCCAGGGCACAACAGCATACTGCTCTGCACCTCCGTCGGCTTTGAATCGAAGGAAGTGGCAGTCAACGGTCAACAGACGCTGTACGTTGTACTGCAACAAAAAAGCAATTCCCTGAATGACCTGGTAGTGGTGGGATACGGCACCCAGCAGAAAAAGAACCTGACATCGTCCGTTTCTTCCATTAAAGGCAGCGAGCTGACCGGCGTGGCCGTTACCAACCTGGACGCCGCCCTGCAGGGAAAAGCCCCCGGCGTACAGGTGGTACAGAACTCCGGCGCTCCCGGCGATGAAACGTATATCCGTATCCGTGGTAACGGCTCCCTCTTCGGAGAAAACCGTCCGCTGTACATCATCGACGGCGTACCGATGAGCAACCTGCCCGCCGCACAATACGGCGTATCCGGCGACGGGCAAAGGATTACGGCCACCAACAACATCAATCCCAACGATATACAGTCGGTGGAAATACTGAAAGACGCCGCCGCCACCGCCATCTATGGCTCCCGGGGCGCCAACGGCGTTATCCTCATCACCACCAAAAGAGGCGCAGAAGGCAAGTCACGCTTCAACTTCAGCATGTACACCGGATTTTCCGACGTACCGAAAAGACTGCCGCTGCTCAACGGCGACCAGTTCGTGGACCTGTTCAACGAATCCCGCACCAACGCCGGCCTGCCTTTAGACCCGGCCATTGTAAAGACAGGCAGGAACACCGACTGGCAGAACGCTATTTTCCGTTCCGCCCCTGTGTCCAATTATAACCTGTCTATTTCCGGCGGCACGCCGCGCACCTCCCATTACGTTTCTGTCGGTTATCTCGACCAGACCGGCACTATCGTAGGCGTGCAACATTTCAAGCGGGTCAACGGCCGCGTGAACTTCGATTTCATGGCCACCGACAAGATAAAGATCGGCGTGAACCTCACCGGCGTGCATTCCATCAACAACCGTATGGACAACAGCTTCTCCGGACAGTCCGTGCTGGCGCTGGCCCTGATAGAGAACCCCAATGACCCGATCTATAATTCCAACGGCACCTTTTATACAGATCCTAACCGCCGGTGGACCAATCCCGTGATGATCGCCAATTCCTTGCGGTTCCAGTCGGGCGTAGACAGCTACATCGGTAACCTGTACGGTGAATACACCATAATTCCCGGACTGAAATTCAGGACCAGCTTCGGCTTCGACAACCAGCAGGTGACCGATGACCGCTACCAGTCCAAACTGGTCAACAACCAATCACCGGCCACCGGCTTCGTATCCGTGTTTTCCCAGTTCCTGTGGGTCAATGAAAACACCCTTTCGTATACGCCGGCGCTCCGCGGCAAACACAAGCTCACCGCCCTGCTGGGACAGAGCGCGCAGGAAGCCAATGTGCGCCGTATCAGCGTTTCCGGTAATACCAATTCCACCGATATCATTCAGGCCGTTACCGGCTTCACCAACCTTTTCTCGCCGCTGGACTATCGCTCCAAATGGGGACTGGTAAGCTATTTTGGCCGGGTAAGCTATGGCTACGACGACCGTTACCTGCTGGAAGGCGTACTGCGTACCGATGGTTCTTCCCGCTTTGGCGCCAACAGGAAATATGGTTTCTTCCCTTCCATCTCCGCCGCCTGGCGTATCATCAACGAGCAGTTCATGAAGGACCAGCGTTTCTTCAGTGACCTGAAACTACGCGGCAGTGTAGGCGTTACCGGTAACAACGAAGGGCTTGGCAGCGACTTCCCTTCACTGGCCACCTACTCCACCGGTTACAACTACGGCGCTGCGGCAGGCATCGCTCCTACCTCTCTTTCCAACCGCGATCTTAGCTGGGAAGCCACCACCGCCACCAACCTGGCACTGGACATGAGTTTCCTCGACAGCCGCATCAACGTGACCGTAGAAGCCTACCGGAAAATCACCAACCGGCTGATCTTTAAACTGGAACTTCCCTATACCTCCGGATTTAACCGTACCAACGGCGCCAACATCGGGCAACTGATGAACAAAGGCCTCGAGATAGGCATCAACACAGAAAACATCCGCGGTAAATTCACCTGGAACACCAACTTCAACCTCTATTTCAACCGCAATAAAATTACCAGCCTGCCTGAAACCGTGGCCGGCGATCCTTCCAGCTCCGACTTCACCGAAAGCCTGCCTGGCTCCTTCTACACCAGTCAGCCTACCAGTATCTTCCGTGTAGGCGAACCCGTTGGCTCTTTCTTCGGTTACCGCAACAAAGGTGTAGATCCCGCTACCGGCAATATGATTTATGACGACATCAATAAAGACGGCAAGATTACCGCTGCCGACCGGGTGATCCTTGGCAACGCGCTCCCGGACTTCACCGGCGGCCTGACCAACACTTTCAGCTATAAAGGTGTAGACCTCAGCTTTTTCCTCTACTGGTCGTACGGCAACAAAGTCTATAACCAGACCCGCAGCATGCTCGAGCGTATGAGCAACTACAATAACGGTGACGCCAAAACGCTGAACCGCTGGACGCCCACCAACACGCAGACCGATGTGCCTAAAGCCATCTTCAATGATCCCGTGACACCGGGCAGCCTCACCAACGGCGAGGTATCGCAGCGTTTTGTGGAAGACGGTTCCTTCATCCGCATGAAGAATATCACGGTCGGCTATACGTTCCCTACCGCTTTGCTGAAACGCGTACGCATCAGCAGCGCACGGGTGTATGTGAGCGGCCAGAACCTATTTATGATCACCAACTATTCCGGTTATGACCCTGAGTCACAGAACCAGTCCGTTAAAAACTCCCAGCTGGGCATCGACTGGGCCGTACAGCCGCAGCCCCGCACTTTTATGGCCGGATTAAACCTGAACTTCTAA
- a CDS encoding RagB/SusD family nutrient uptake outer membrane protein, which produces MKKTGLLLIAITFASCTKVLDQVPEYTIAEDNFWQTANDAESAAVGIYPAVQQLSQQFPVAFDAGSDATTALLINYAPFSQHGIPVDNPIVAAYWQNNYTGIGRANDLLKNVPGMKDSLFTGNRKQELLGEARCLRAYFYFNLLKAYGPVPLVTQPYNSFNADFTIERSPVDVIFQQIIADLTIAESSLPASFATGADTRGRATQGTAKALLAKAYLSMKKYDSAAIKAQDVINSPVYALVSGSTAYSNMFTVSGKNSTESIFEIQYVSSSAQANGLYSFYMPVTGIPAGQQTGSYQIAPTDKIINAYAAGDIRKSASLGVSAATTPVTYVSKYVRLTNGTEPNLIALRLADIILVRAEALDKLGKHAEAVDMLNIIRRRAFGQPTTAPSAYDFPAAGETDADLTIAIENERFKELAFEGHRFYDLARTGRATAVLGISADQTLWPIPLRELGRNPRLIQNHGY; this is translated from the coding sequence ATGAAAAAAACAGGACTTCTTTTAATCGCTATAACTTTCGCCTCCTGCACCAAAGTACTGGACCAGGTGCCGGAATACACCATCGCAGAAGACAACTTCTGGCAAACCGCCAACGATGCGGAGAGCGCCGCCGTAGGCATCTATCCCGCCGTGCAACAGCTGTCGCAGCAGTTCCCGGTAGCTTTTGACGCCGGCTCCGACGCTACCACCGCGTTGCTTATCAACTATGCGCCGTTCAGTCAACATGGCATCCCGGTAGATAATCCCATTGTGGCCGCCTACTGGCAGAACAACTACACCGGTATCGGCAGGGCCAACGATCTGCTGAAAAACGTGCCTGGCATGAAAGACAGCCTGTTTACCGGCAACCGCAAACAGGAGCTGCTGGGAGAAGCACGCTGCCTCCGGGCTTACTTCTACTTTAACCTGCTCAAAGCCTATGGACCTGTGCCACTGGTAACACAGCCCTATAACTCCTTCAATGCGGATTTTACCATAGAGCGTTCTCCCGTTGACGTTATTTTTCAGCAGATCATTGCAGACCTGACCATTGCCGAGTCATCGCTGCCCGCCAGCTTCGCCACCGGCGCCGACACCCGTGGGCGCGCCACACAAGGCACCGCCAAAGCCCTACTGGCCAAAGCATACCTCAGCATGAAGAAATATGACTCTGCCGCCATCAAGGCACAGGATGTCATCAACAGCCCTGTATATGCGCTGGTGAGCGGCAGTACCGCCTACAGTAATATGTTTACCGTGAGTGGCAAAAACAGCACAGAATCCATCTTTGAGATACAGTATGTCAGTTCTTCCGCGCAGGCCAATGGTCTGTACAGTTTTTATATGCCCGTTACCGGTATCCCTGCCGGTCAACAGACAGGCAGTTACCAGATAGCGCCTACCGACAAGATCATCAATGCCTATGCCGCCGGTGATATCCGGAAGAGCGCCAGCCTGGGCGTTTCCGCAGCCACTACGCCGGTGACCTATGTCAGCAAATACGTGCGGCTGACCAACGGTACGGAGCCTAACCTCATCGCGCTGCGGCTGGCAGATATTATCCTGGTGAGGGCCGAAGCGCTGGACAAACTGGGTAAACATGCCGAAGCTGTTGACATGCTCAACATCATCCGCCGCCGTGCGTTCGGTCAGCCTACCACCGCTCCTTCCGCCTACGATTTCCCTGCTGCCGGCGAAACAGATGCCGATCTTACCATCGCCATCGAAAATGAGCGGTTCAAAGAACTGGCTTTTGAAGGCCATCGTTTTTATGATCTCGCACGTACCGGTCGTGCTACCGCCGTACTGGGCATCAGCGCCGACCAGACGCTGTGGCCTATTCCGCTGCGGGAGCTGGGCCGTAATCCCCGTCTTATACAAAATCACGGATATTAA
- a CDS encoding RNA polymerase sigma factor yields the protein MDHDNEKQWLLAVASGDERSFRQLVQQYWPQVYGTALRLTRSPEQAKDLSQDIFLKLWNNRQKLSEVDNAGTFIYVCARNLIMDFLSRKVLRTDNLDTLTGHLQADPLPDAQARLEYRELESTLSKAIEHLPAKVKEVFILHRFQGLSHPQIARQLNISVVSSQTYIVRALRSIREYLERHPEGIFTLLALLIAFP from the coding sequence TTGGACCACGATAATGAAAAACAATGGTTGCTCGCCGTTGCCAGCGGCGATGAACGCAGCTTCCGGCAGCTGGTACAGCAATACTGGCCGCAGGTGTATGGGACCGCATTACGCCTCACCCGCTCACCGGAACAAGCCAAAGACCTCTCACAGGATATCTTCCTGAAACTGTGGAACAACCGTCAGAAACTTTCCGAGGTAGACAATGCCGGCACCTTTATTTATGTGTGCGCCCGCAACCTGATCATGGACTTTCTCTCCAGGAAAGTACTGCGTACTGACAACCTCGACACGCTGACAGGCCACTTGCAGGCCGACCCGCTTCCCGACGCACAGGCCCGCCTGGAATACCGGGAACTGGAGAGCACCCTCAGCAAAGCGATCGAACACCTGCCTGCTAAAGTGAAAGAGGTATTTATCCTTCACCGCTTCCAGGGGCTCAGTCACCCGCAGATAGCCCGGCAGCTGAATATCTCGGTGGTCAGCTCCCAAACCTATATTGTCAGGGCCCTGCGCAGCATCCGTGAATACCTCGAGCGCCATCCGGAGGGGATTTTCACGTTATTGGCCCTCCTGATCGCATTCCCTTAA
- a CDS encoding DUF4349 domain-containing protein, producing MRIPVRYLVIPAIVLAACGKSAPYPDNAASTTEKSADQYTASADSTDFSGDMSSLTAASRKRVRTADVRCRVTDVFHASTRMEQVVSSVQGIVVESTMKNQYAGQYDLPYTADSLKRMQLYTPTANLTLRVPVASLDSVVSILTSMAVLIDYRTKTDQDYTLAYLANALKNKKAGQHAAKVVTDKNTTTLDVAKYEDQQEETKVDRSISNLKILDDVAYATFTVELFQSQAASMETIINPRYVSRAGFGTEVRTAVVDGANLLRDLLLFFIQVWPLLIMAVLGWWGYRRYRRMSVK from the coding sequence ATGCGTATACCAGTCCGTTATTTAGTTATTCCCGCTATTGTGCTTGCCGCCTGTGGCAAAAGCGCACCTTACCCTGATAATGCTGCTTCCACGACAGAAAAAAGCGCCGATCAATATACCGCGTCGGCAGATTCCACTGACTTTTCCGGTGACATGTCGTCTTTAACTGCTGCGTCCCGCAAACGCGTGCGCACGGCGGATGTACGCTGCCGGGTAACAGACGTGTTCCATGCTTCCACGCGTATGGAACAGGTAGTGTCTTCGGTACAGGGCATTGTAGTGGAAAGCACTATGAAGAACCAGTATGCAGGACAGTATGACCTTCCTTACACGGCGGATTCACTGAAAAGAATGCAGCTGTACACGCCTACGGCCAATCTTACCTTACGCGTGCCGGTGGCCAGCCTGGATTCCGTGGTGAGCATCCTCACTTCTATGGCGGTGCTGATTGATTATCGTACAAAAACAGACCAGGACTATACGCTGGCTTATCTGGCCAACGCATTGAAAAATAAAAAAGCAGGCCAGCATGCGGCAAAGGTGGTGACCGATAAAAACACCACTACACTGGATGTGGCGAAATATGAAGACCAGCAGGAAGAAACAAAAGTAGACAGAAGCATCTCCAACCTGAAAATACTGGACGATGTGGCCTATGCCACCTTTACGGTGGAACTGTTCCAGTCACAGGCTGCCAGCATGGAAACGATCATCAACCCCCGTTATGTTTCCCGCGCCGGCTTTGGTACGGAAGTACGTACGGCCGTAGTGGACGGCGCCAACCTGCTGCGCGACCTGCTCCTGTTTTTTATCCAGGTATGGCCGCTGCTGATCATGGCCGTATTGGGCTGGTGGGGATACCGCCGTTATCGCCGGATGTCGGTAAAATAG
- a CDS encoding lysophospholipid acyltransferase family protein — protein MKYRASPDGLAWFIFFLLYRVMRYRYTEVIQNLSRSFPEKSYGEIRRIAVDFYRHFSRLFAEMPVLMMVSGRRIRERLVLHNSGLIGEYHAQGRPVIIMLGHYGNWECMSLLPLLLRCPVYAVFKPLNNRFFNRLMKRTRSRFGLRMLAMDEAPRHLLQHSVPGAYIFIADQSAPNSHHVVDFLHQPTRVITGTERLAKAVDAAVVYAVIRRLRGYRWEITFSLITDQPSTMAPFEITRIFNARLEKDICQSPAYWLWTHRRWKTNSRS, from the coding sequence ATGAAATACAGGGCCTCTCCTGACGGGTTAGCGTGGTTCATTTTCTTTTTATTATACCGGGTGATGCGTTATCGCTACACGGAGGTCATACAGAATCTGTCGCGTTCTTTTCCCGAGAAATCGTATGGCGAGATCAGGCGGATAGCCGTTGATTTTTACCGGCATTTCAGCCGGCTTTTCGCGGAGATGCCGGTACTGATGATGGTATCGGGGCGACGTATCCGGGAGCGGCTGGTGCTGCATAATTCCGGGTTGATCGGGGAGTACCATGCACAGGGCCGGCCGGTGATTATTATGCTTGGTCATTATGGTAATTGGGAATGTATGTCATTGTTACCGCTGTTGTTACGCTGTCCGGTATATGCCGTGTTTAAACCGCTGAACAACCGGTTTTTCAATCGGCTGATGAAGCGGACACGTTCCCGCTTCGGATTGCGGATGTTGGCGATGGACGAGGCGCCCCGTCATTTGCTGCAACACAGCGTTCCCGGGGCTTATATCTTTATTGCAGACCAGTCGGCGCCCAACAGCCATCATGTGGTGGATTTCCTCCATCAGCCTACCCGGGTGATCACCGGTACGGAGCGGCTGGCCAAAGCGGTGGACGCTGCCGTTGTGTATGCCGTTATCCGCAGGCTGCGGGGGTACCGGTGGGAGATCACATTTTCTTTAATTACCGATCAGCCCTCCACCATGGCTCCTTTTGAGATCACCAGGATTTTTAACGCACGCCTGGAAAAGGACATCTGCCAGTCGCCCGCTTACTGGCTGTGGACCCACCGGCGCTGGAAAACAAACTCACGCTCATGA
- a CDS encoding helix-turn-helix transcriptional regulator has product MANTFRNNSGDVLYVEQNNMRLQEVMQTTERQLRLPFWDIDLQQHYCDGVHVAHCNINVREDLYVTSAPDEPIPGMVFVQQGKITATGHNSRVTHSFGEGQHNFFRNPYNPQSSVFYQQQNLQLLLIGFAPERFLQLAEHAGPVLYQVADNMVAGKEWEHKENMPVTRQMQIVINDINTCRFQGKMKDLYLQTKALELLLLRCEQQEQRQQTAKTNIKLSETDIRKIHAARECLLANVHQPPSLGQLARQTGLNEFKLKAGFRKVFNNSVFGYLREYRLDLAWQLLKKKELSVTAVAYEAGYTTVQHFSKEFSKHFGVSPSRID; this is encoded by the coding sequence ATGGCGAATACTTTCAGAAACAACTCCGGAGATGTACTATATGTAGAGCAAAACAACATGCGCCTGCAGGAAGTGATGCAGACAACAGAAAGACAGCTGCGGCTGCCTTTCTGGGACATCGATCTGCAACAACACTACTGCGATGGCGTACATGTGGCACATTGTAATATTAATGTGCGGGAAGACCTCTACGTAACCAGCGCGCCGGACGAGCCTATCCCGGGAATGGTGTTCGTGCAGCAGGGAAAAATCACTGCCACCGGCCATAACAGCCGTGTCACGCATAGCTTCGGCGAGGGACAGCATAACTTCTTCCGGAATCCGTACAATCCGCAATCCAGCGTTTTCTATCAACAACAAAACCTGCAGCTGCTGCTGATCGGCTTCGCACCGGAACGTTTCCTGCAACTGGCGGAACACGCCGGTCCCGTACTGTACCAGGTGGCAGATAATATGGTGGCCGGGAAAGAATGGGAACACAAAGAAAACATGCCCGTTACTCGGCAAATGCAAATCGTTATAAACGATATTAATACCTGCCGGTTCCAGGGCAAGATGAAAGACCTTTACCTGCAAACCAAAGCGCTGGAACTGCTGTTGCTCCGTTGTGAACAACAGGAACAGCGGCAACAGACGGCAAAGACGAATATAAAACTATCTGAAACGGATATACGAAAAATACACGCGGCGCGGGAATGCCTGCTGGCCAATGTACATCAGCCACCGTCACTGGGCCAACTGGCGCGGCAAACAGGGCTCAATGAATTTAAGCTGAAAGCAGGGTTCAGGAAAGTATTTAACAACAGTGTATTCGGTTATCTGAGAGAATACCGGCTGGACCTGGCATGGCAGCTGCTGAAGAAAAAGGAGTTGTCAGTAACGGCAGTGGCCTATGAAGCAGGATATACCACTGTACAGCATTTTAGTAAGGAGTTCAGCAAACATTTCGGGGTAAGTCCGTCACGGATCGACTAG
- a CDS encoding FecR family protein: MSDTSFEALFRGYMNGTLNASEIHRFRQMAMERDNKALLSRLLEEAFSNPAYAEAADYDPAEMADEILLKAQQQEVQLSMLPPTRKPPVFRPWFKYAAAAAIFGLLMAGTWKFASRHRHNATALAAGKPVRPGTAQPVLILGDGSRVALDSIANGTIAQQGNARIVKLANGQVAYQLTEGKDNNNILYNTMQTPHGCMYQLTLPDGSRVWLNAASSIRYPAAFAANNRHVEVTGEAYFDIAKDEHKPFTVTVNKLDIQVLGTAFNVMAYADENAIRTTLVQGAVNVINGVDKQLLHPGEQATIAPSGGTFLISKPNLDETLSWKNGEFYFRDTNIRSIMREVARWYNVEIRYEGDMDDITLSGIVSRNEEIGQLLKALEMTKMVRFRISGNVVFVSPGSQG, translated from the coding sequence ATGTCTGACACATCATTTGAAGCACTGTTCAGGGGTTATATGAACGGCACGCTCAATGCGTCCGAGATACACCGTTTCCGCCAGATGGCCATGGAACGGGACAACAAGGCCCTGCTTTCCCGCCTGCTGGAGGAAGCATTCAGTAACCCTGCCTATGCGGAGGCCGCCGACTACGACCCGGCGGAAATGGCGGATGAAATTCTGCTGAAAGCACAACAACAGGAAGTACAATTATCGATGCTGCCGCCAACACGCAAACCACCCGTTTTCCGGCCCTGGTTCAAATACGCGGCCGCAGCAGCCATCTTCGGCCTTCTGATGGCCGGCACCTGGAAATTCGCCTCCCGGCACAGACACAACGCCACTGCCCTGGCAGCCGGCAAACCTGTCAGGCCCGGCACCGCGCAACCCGTGCTGATACTCGGCGACGGCTCCCGCGTAGCACTCGACAGCATCGCCAACGGCACCATCGCCCAACAAGGCAACGCCCGCATCGTTAAACTCGCCAACGGACAGGTAGCCTACCAGTTGACCGAAGGCAAGGATAATAACAACATCCTATACAATACCATGCAAACACCGCATGGCTGCATGTACCAGCTCACCCTGCCCGACGGCTCACGGGTATGGCTCAACGCCGCCTCGTCCATCCGCTATCCCGCTGCGTTCGCAGCCAACAACCGGCACGTGGAGGTAACAGGCGAAGCCTATTTCGACATCGCCAAAGATGAACACAAACCATTTACCGTTACTGTCAACAAACTGGATATACAAGTGCTCGGCACCGCCTTCAACGTAATGGCCTACGCGGATGAAAACGCCATCAGGACCACCCTCGTGCAAGGCGCCGTCAACGTTATTAACGGGGTGGACAAACAGCTGTTACACCCTGGCGAACAGGCCACCATCGCTCCTTCCGGTGGGACTTTCCTCATCAGCAAACCCAACCTGGATGAAACCCTCAGCTGGAAAAACGGTGAGTTTTACTTCCGGGACACCAATATTCGCAGCATCATGCGGGAAGTGGCCCGCTGGTATAATGTGGAAATCAGATATGAAGGCGATATGGATGATATCACCCTTTCCGGAATTGTATCCAGGAATGAGGAAATCGGCCAGCTGCTGAAAGCACTCGAGATGACGAAGATGGTGCGTTTTCGTATAAGCGGGAACGTTGTTTTCGTTTCGCCGGGGTCCCAGGGCTGA